Proteins encoded by one window of Mesorhizobium sp. INR15:
- a CDS encoding DUF6931 family protein has translation MAHQLRFRTARDLYMSYPAVIRDMTALPTDQPSLEFCRSLLAGRVPEEAITFCAYLLPERAAVWWAHECLSHLTELLDGQDQALLALVSAWVSDPDSPQHRAALSAAAAAQPVTPAAWLVVAAGWRDNGWAGEPLSPFPAGHAINAGVLTGLARVSLEDRAPVLSAFVEMGIQMARA, from the coding sequence ATGGCCCATCAGCTTCGATTCAGAACCGCCCGCGATCTCTACATGTCCTATCCCGCTGTTATCAGGGACATGACCGCGCTTCCGACCGACCAGCCTTCGCTCGAGTTTTGCCGCTCGCTCCTGGCCGGACGAGTGCCCGAAGAAGCGATCACGTTCTGCGCCTACCTGCTTCCAGAGCGGGCCGCGGTCTGGTGGGCACATGAGTGTCTGAGCCATCTGACCGAATTGCTCGACGGGCAGGACCAGGCGTTGCTGGCACTTGTCAGTGCATGGGTCAGCGATCCCGACAGCCCCCAGCATCGCGCGGCATTGAGCGCGGCAGCGGCGGCGCAGCCGGTAACACCGGCCGCATGGCTTGTTGTGGCGGCAGGCTGGCGTGACAATGGCTGGGCTGGCGAACCGCTGTCGCCGTTTCCGGCTGGCCATGCCATCAATGCCGGGGTTTTGACCGGGCTGGCGCGCGTGTCGCTCGAGGACCGCGCTCCCGTACTGTCAGCCTTTGTCGAAATGGGCATACAGATGGCCAGAGCCTAA
- a CDS encoding LysR family transcriptional regulator produces the protein MTFKQLEALYWIGTLGSFEAAAQHLDTTQSAISKRIQELEASFGVAVFDRSRRVAHLTPKGVEMLELAAGLLEQRTRFAERFSAPDLIERRLRIGATEASAMTWLGRFVGRLRQSFPKVVIEIVVDSANVLAQKLTDSQLDLAVVPDGLTDPRFQAIPVASSQWSWACAPSLISGNKRIALKELAEHTILLRTDPASEMLVGTTLRGAGVTTSNIVGVGNFLALLSMTVGGVGVSALPTFIFDAGFAGEAIKRIDVVEQVPDLKYLAVFPAVNASPIMTSVVKLVQETCDFSRAYMAASPEGNGVADLMQIATT, from the coding sequence GTGACATTCAAGCAGCTTGAGGCCTTGTACTGGATCGGGACGCTGGGCAGTTTCGAGGCTGCCGCCCAGCACCTCGACACCACCCAGTCGGCGATCTCGAAACGCATCCAGGAACTCGAAGCGAGTTTCGGCGTGGCAGTCTTCGACCGCAGCCGCCGTGTCGCGCATCTGACGCCGAAAGGCGTCGAGATGCTGGAACTGGCAGCGGGGCTGCTTGAGCAGCGGACGCGTTTTGCCGAACGCTTCAGCGCGCCCGACCTGATCGAGCGCCGGCTTAGGATCGGCGCGACCGAGGCTTCGGCCATGACATGGCTTGGACGCTTCGTCGGGAGGCTGCGCCAGTCGTTTCCGAAAGTCGTCATTGAGATCGTCGTCGATTCCGCCAACGTACTGGCTCAAAAGCTCACCGACAGCCAACTGGACCTGGCGGTGGTCCCTGACGGCCTGACCGATCCGCGCTTTCAAGCCATTCCAGTGGCCTCATCTCAATGGTCCTGGGCCTGCGCGCCCAGCCTGATCAGCGGCAACAAGAGAATAGCGCTCAAGGAACTTGCCGAGCACACGATCCTGTTGCGTACCGATCCGGCCTCCGAGATGCTGGTCGGTACGACCCTGCGTGGCGCGGGCGTAACGACATCGAACATTGTCGGGGTGGGCAATTTCCTGGCACTGCTCAGCATGACCGTCGGTGGCGTTGGCGTCAGCGCCCTGCCGACATTCATCTTCGACGCCGGGTTCGCCGGCGAGGCGATAAAGCGCATCGATGTTGTCGAACAGGTGCCGGACCTCAAATATCTCGCCGTCTTTCCGGCGGTGAATGCCAGCCCGATCATGACGTCGGTGGTCAAGCTGGTTCAGGAGACATGCGACTTTTCGAGAGCCTATATGGCCGCGTCCCCGGAAGGGAATGGCGTTGCGGACCTGATGCAGATCGCAACGACCTGA
- a CDS encoding LLM class flavin-dependent oxidoreductase, with product MPKKPMFPLAVLIDGDGFHPASWLHPKAQAGQAAKVDRMIDMARVAEAAKIDLFFIADTPAARTDQLDTWRRWPKFMNVLEPMTLLSRLAGATTHIGLGATVSTSFFEPYNIARQFASLDQISNGRAAWNVVTSSNDYAARNFGLDRLPPHAERYEKARESVAIVKGYWDSWEDNAFIYDRETASTFDPSKQHPVDFKGKYFTVHGALNQERPPQGHPVIIQAGSSGDGKDLAAETADVVFSAAGEIESSRAFYADLKSRMPRFGRHPDQLKVLASLRCSIGRTRQEALDKYHLLQSLIHPDVGVKMLSEQLGKDLSGLPLDEPIPDEAIPETTNREKGFFERLRALILANRDKTLREIYQLYDYGTAPICGTPTDIADMLEEWIDTGAGDGFMLLFNALPSDLHDFVELVVPELQRRGRARTEYTGETLRDRLGLGRPANPHAAAARV from the coding sequence ATGCCGAAGAAACCCATGTTCCCTCTTGCCGTGCTGATCGACGGCGATGGCTTTCATCCGGCCAGTTGGCTTCATCCCAAGGCGCAAGCCGGACAGGCCGCCAAGGTTGACCGCATGATCGACATGGCACGCGTCGCCGAAGCCGCCAAGATCGACCTCTTCTTCATCGCCGACACGCCGGCGGCCCGCACCGACCAGCTCGACACATGGCGGCGGTGGCCGAAATTCATGAACGTGCTTGAGCCGATGACCTTGCTGTCGCGGCTTGCCGGCGCGACCACGCATATCGGTCTTGGCGCCACGGTCTCGACCAGTTTCTTCGAGCCCTACAACATCGCCCGCCAGTTTGCTTCGCTCGACCAGATCTCGAATGGCCGTGCTGCCTGGAATGTCGTCACCTCGTCCAATGACTACGCGGCCCGCAATTTCGGACTGGACAGATTGCCGCCGCATGCGGAACGCTACGAAAAAGCGCGGGAAAGCGTCGCGATCGTCAAGGGATACTGGGACAGCTGGGAGGACAACGCCTTCATCTATGACAGGGAAACCGCTTCCACTTTCGATCCGTCCAAGCAGCATCCGGTGGATTTCAAGGGCAAGTATTTCACGGTTCACGGCGCTCTCAACCAGGAACGCCCGCCGCAGGGTCATCCTGTCATCATCCAGGCTGGTTCCTCCGGCGACGGCAAGGACCTGGCGGCGGAAACCGCTGATGTCGTCTTCTCGGCGGCGGGCGAGATCGAAAGCTCGCGCGCTTTTTATGCCGACCTCAAGAGCCGCATGCCCCGCTTTGGCCGGCATCCCGACCAATTGAAGGTGCTTGCGAGCCTGCGCTGCAGCATCGGCAGAACGCGCCAGGAGGCACTGGACAAATACCACCTGCTGCAGTCGCTCATCCATCCCGACGTCGGCGTGAAGATGCTGAGCGAGCAATTGGGCAAGGACTTGAGCGGCCTGCCCCTGGATGAGCCGATCCCGGACGAGGCCATTCCTGAAACCACCAACCGCGAGAAGGGCTTCTTCGAACGGTTGCGCGCGCTCATTCTGGCCAATCGGGACAAGACGCTTCGCGAAATCTACCAGCTCTATGACTACGGCACGGCGCCGATCTGCGGCACGCCGACTGACATCGCCGACATGCTGGAAGAATGGATCGATACCGGGGCTGGTGACGGCTTCATGCTGCTGTTCAATGCGCTGCCGAGCGACCTGCATGATTTCGTCGAGCTGGTGGTGCCTGAATTGCAGCGGCGCGGCCGCGCGCGAACCGAATATACCGGCGAGACGCTGCGTGACCGGCTGGGTCTCGGACGCCCCGCCAATCCGCACGCCGCGGCGGCCAGGGTCTAG
- a CDS encoding NADPH-dependent FMN reductase, with translation MALKISILVGNPKPMSRTRGIAERFVEVLIGNDPHECGTTDLAEQSNRVFPMPAEHLAALHQTLAGSNLLVVASPTYKATYTGLLKIVLDQLRPNALQGVVAIPLMTGASAAHAMAVEFHLAPLLRELGATVPFSGAYFIVNEDTEKSVRAAVAKLRSQLELVRSLEFTGGKNVGSVIDGE, from the coding sequence GTGGCGCTGAAGATTTCGATTCTCGTTGGCAATCCGAAGCCTATGTCGCGGACGCGGGGCATCGCGGAAAGGTTCGTCGAGGTTCTGATCGGGAACGATCCCCACGAATGCGGGACCACCGACCTTGCGGAGCAGTCCAACCGGGTATTCCCGATGCCGGCCGAACATCTGGCGGCCCTTCACCAGACGCTGGCTGGCAGCAATCTGCTGGTCGTCGCGTCGCCGACCTACAAGGCAACCTATACGGGGCTGCTCAAGATCGTCCTCGATCAGCTTCGCCCGAATGCGCTGCAAGGAGTGGTGGCAATCCCGTTGATGACCGGCGCCAGTGCCGCTCACGCGATGGCGGTGGAATTCCATCTCGCGCCATTGCTGCGAGAGCTCGGTGCGACGGTGCCGTTCAGCGGCGCCTACTTCATCGTCAACGAAGACACTGAAAAATCGGTCCGCGCTGCGGTTGCGAAACTGCGGTCCCAACTGGAACTGGTGCGGTCCCTGGAATTCACAGGAGGCAAGAATGTCGGAAGCGTCATCGATGGCGAGTAG
- a CDS encoding caspase domain-containing protein gives MIASCAGFVRGAGLVVFALVLTLTSAAHAERRVALVLGNSQYQHAPALPNPVHDAQAMAERLKGLDFEVVSGFNLTKLQTQTTIAQFAKQVRGADVALLFYAGHGLQVSGKNYLLPVDAALQDETSLDFEAVPVDFILRQMSRETSIRLIFLDACRDNPLAEVLAKTAGVKGASSGLAEIPIENGGAGTLVAFATSPNQTAFDGSDDHSPFTSALLAHIGETNVSITEAMNRVTGDVFKATAGKQRPWINVSLTTAVVLHKVDLNAPLIVGEASAPPPEDNSQVRTANPPASTDDAQLALNALRQKIPRLASDDPIFFDHPIDFGDPAIDGKSIAQLIKGMPRFSPVEGLDKSVWEGKHCNGCHEWDETRLCEQAKNFATNDVSVLRLQHPLGTRFKVALAKWAQGGCK, from the coding sequence GTGATCGCTAGTTGCGCCGGTTTTGTGCGCGGCGCGGGGCTCGTGGTGTTCGCCTTGGTGCTGACCTTGACCAGCGCTGCTCACGCCGAACGCCGCGTGGCGCTGGTGCTTGGAAATTCCCAGTACCAGCATGCGCCGGCGCTGCCCAATCCGGTGCATGACGCGCAAGCGATGGCCGAACGGCTCAAGGGTCTCGATTTTGAGGTTGTTTCCGGTTTCAATCTTACAAAATTGCAGACCCAGACAACCATCGCGCAGTTTGCCAAACAGGTGCGCGGTGCCGACGTGGCGCTGCTCTTCTATGCCGGTCACGGCTTGCAGGTTTCCGGCAAGAACTATCTGCTGCCGGTCGATGCCGCACTTCAGGACGAGACCTCGCTCGACTTCGAGGCGGTGCCGGTCGATTTCATTCTGCGGCAGATGTCGCGCGAGACCAGCATCAGGCTGATATTCCTCGATGCCTGCCGCGACAATCCTCTTGCCGAGGTGCTGGCGAAGACAGCCGGCGTCAAGGGCGCCAGCTCCGGCCTTGCCGAAATTCCGATCGAGAATGGCGGCGCCGGCACGCTTGTCGCGTTCGCGACCAGTCCCAACCAGACGGCCTTTGACGGCTCGGATGATCACTCGCCCTTCACCTCGGCACTGCTTGCCCATATCGGCGAGACGAATGTCTCCATTACTGAAGCGATGAACCGGGTTACGGGCGATGTCTTCAAGGCAACCGCCGGCAAGCAGCGGCCGTGGATCAATGTCTCGCTGACCACCGCGGTCGTCCTGCACAAGGTCGACCTCAATGCGCCGCTTATCGTCGGCGAGGCGAGCGCCCCGCCGCCGGAGGACAATTCGCAGGTGCGCACGGCAAATCCGCCCGCTTCAACCGATGATGCCCAGTTGGCGCTCAATGCGCTGCGCCAGAAGATCCCCAGGCTGGCGTCCGACGACCCAATCTTTTTCGACCACCCCATCGATTTCGGCGACCCGGCAATCGACGGCAAGAGCATCGCCCAGCTGATCAAGGGCATGCCACGCTTCAGCCCGGTGGAAGGCCTCGACAAGTCCGTTTGGGAAGGCAAGCACTGCAACGGATGCCATGAATGGGATGAGACCCGGCTCTGCGAGCAGGCGAAGAATTTCGCCACCAACGATGTCTCGGTGCTGCGCCTGCAACATCCGCTGGGGACGCGTTTCAAGGTGGCGCTGGCCAAATGGGCCCAGGGCGGCTGCAAGTAG
- a CDS encoding OmpA family protein: MFGVVEFGSKTGRTGRLFAARAFCLAVALSGMLLLGAGGADAQTNWTLDPSASVLTYQSVKKNTIVETNKIRNITGTLSSAGDAKVTFDLNSVDTGVDLRNVRMRFLFFETFKFPTAELTAKVDPAAFADLATKRRVKAVLPFKLSLHGVEKDLEANVVVTMINDTSVSVASEAPVAVHVEDFGLLPNVDKLQQAANVTNIVPTASVSFDFVFAADGSKPAATDTVAAGAAAPADVGPVATDAGKSNFSDEECLNRFAVMSRTGAIYFREASARLDPQSRPLLAEVVGVVGKCPSLKVEVSGHTDSDGSASANKRLSERRAQAVADAMFAAGVPRSQVTATGYGEEKPVAANDTPKNKALNRRIEFSASKAVN, from the coding sequence ATGTTCGGAGTCGTCGAATTCGGGTCGAAAACGGGCCGGACAGGCCGGCTGTTCGCCGCAAGAGCCTTTTGTCTGGCTGTCGCGCTTTCGGGAATGCTTCTGCTTGGGGCAGGGGGCGCCGATGCGCAGACCAACTGGACGCTCGACCCGTCGGCTTCGGTGTTGACCTATCAGTCGGTCAAGAAGAACACGATCGTCGAGACCAACAAGATCAGGAATATCACCGGGACGCTGTCGTCCGCGGGTGATGCCAAGGTCACCTTCGACCTCAATTCGGTCGATACCGGCGTCGACCTGCGCAATGTCCGCATGCGGTTCCTGTTCTTCGAGACCTTCAAATTTCCGACCGCCGAGTTGACCGCGAAGGTCGACCCTGCTGCCTTCGCCGACCTTGCGACCAAGCGCCGGGTCAAGGCGGTGCTGCCGTTCAAGCTAAGCCTGCACGGGGTTGAAAAGGATCTCGAAGCCAATGTCGTGGTGACCATGATCAACGACACTTCGGTTTCGGTTGCATCGGAAGCCCCGGTCGCCGTGCATGTCGAGGATTTCGGCCTGCTGCCCAATGTCGACAAGCTGCAACAGGCGGCCAATGTGACCAATATCGTGCCGACCGCGTCGGTCTCGTTCGATTTCGTCTTTGCCGCCGACGGCAGCAAGCCAGCCGCGACGGATACCGTTGCAGCGGGTGCCGCCGCTCCGGCCGACGTCGGACCAGTCGCCACTGATGCCGGCAAGAGCAATTTCAGCGACGAGGAGTGCCTGAACAGGTTTGCCGTGATGTCGCGCACCGGAGCGATCTATTTCCGTGAGGCAAGCGCACGGCTCGATCCGCAAAGCCGCCCCTTGCTGGCCGAGGTCGTAGGGGTCGTCGGAAAGTGCCCGAGCCTGAAGGTCGAAGTGTCCGGCCACACCGATTCCGACGGCTCGGCGAGCGCCAACAAGCGGCTTTCGGAGCGTCGGGCGCAGGCTGTTGCCGACGCCATGTTTGCAGCCGGCGTTCCGCGCTCCCAGGTCACCGCCACCGGCTATGGCGAGGAAAAGCCGGTCGCCGCCAACGACACGCCGAAGAACAAGGCGCTCAACCGGCGGATCGAGTTTTCCGCCAGCAAGGCCGTCAATTGA
- a CDS encoding ABC transporter permease subunit, whose protein sequence is MAASNPRLAGFPLLAAFRPGVGWLFLPGFAFLTVFFLWPTLQLVSVSLFDPDGSFSLAAFGQLAATPVYRRILLSTLGIAVEVTAWCLALGYPLAYWISHQPKYRQRWLLLLVLMPFWTSSLVKNFAWLVLLGRHGPVSSLLNYLGLPGGGDLLFNRGTVVFAMVHTLLPLAIIIMFPALTAVNRGLISAARTLGASDAQAFWRVYFPLTVRGVATAGLLVFIVALAFFVTPALLGGPRQTMVGQLVIEQINTFQNWRMGSALAVILTLLTMAAVFLFDRVFSLSSIAGGGPARASDTQTRKAGLGLVSALGSAFTALARWRDAYLPFLSAGRVLSAYSCLIIALLLLPILAIIPMAFTSSAFLSFPPTGFSLRWFNEYWQSPLWRAATIRSFAIGLATASLTLAIATAAAFAAARSKGRISNLAFLLFMSPMIVPQLVIAIAMFYLFAQMSLVATNLGIVLGHTVISLPIVFVVMVSGFKGHDWRLDDAAATLGANRFQVVRRVTLPLVSVSLIVGFITGFLESFEELTIVMFVGGGFVTTLPKQLWDDVFLQVSPTLAAASVVILVIVTLLFLTMELLQRKKQPD, encoded by the coding sequence ATGGCAGCGTCCAACCCACGCCTGGCCGGCTTTCCGCTTCTCGCTGCATTTCGGCCGGGCGTGGGTTGGCTTTTCCTGCCCGGCTTCGCTTTCCTGACGGTCTTCTTCCTGTGGCCAACGCTGCAGCTCGTCTCTGTCAGCCTGTTCGATCCCGACGGCAGCTTCAGCCTCGCCGCCTTTGGTCAGCTTGCCGCCACACCGGTCTACCGGCGCATTCTGTTGAGCACGCTGGGCATCGCGGTCGAGGTAACCGCCTGGTGCCTCGCGCTTGGCTATCCGCTAGCCTACTGGATTTCGCATCAGCCAAAATATCGGCAGCGCTGGCTCCTGCTGCTTGTGCTGATGCCGTTCTGGACAAGTTCGCTGGTCAAGAATTTCGCCTGGCTGGTGCTGCTCGGCCGCCATGGCCCGGTTTCCAGCCTTTTGAACTATCTGGGTCTGCCAGGTGGCGGCGACCTGTTGTTCAATCGCGGCACCGTCGTGTTCGCGATGGTCCATACCTTGTTGCCGCTCGCTATCATCATCATGTTCCCGGCCCTCACGGCTGTGAACAGGGGGCTGATCTCCGCCGCCAGGACGCTGGGCGCCAGCGACGCGCAGGCCTTCTGGCGCGTGTATTTTCCGCTGACGGTGCGCGGCGTCGCCACCGCCGGCCTGCTCGTCTTCATCGTCGCGCTGGCCTTCTTCGTCACCCCCGCCCTGCTTGGCGGACCACGACAGACCATGGTCGGCCAGCTTGTCATCGAGCAGATCAACACATTCCAGAACTGGCGCATGGGCAGTGCGCTCGCGGTGATACTGACGCTGCTGACGATGGCGGCGGTGTTCCTGTTCGACCGCGTCTTCTCGTTGTCGTCGATCGCCGGAGGCGGCCCCGCCAGGGCGTCGGACACGCAAACCCGCAAGGCGGGCCTCGGCTTGGTCTCGGCCCTTGGCTCGGCCTTCACAGCGCTTGCGCGATGGCGCGATGCCTATCTGCCCTTCCTGTCGGCGGGCCGCGTGCTTTCCGCTTACAGCTGCCTCATCATCGCACTGCTGCTGCTGCCGATCCTGGCGATCATCCCGATGGCCTTCACGTCGAGCGCCTTCCTCTCCTTCCCCCCGACCGGCTTCAGTCTGAGATGGTTCAACGAATACTGGCAATCGCCACTGTGGCGCGCCGCGACCATTCGTTCGTTCGCGATCGGCCTGGCGACGGCCAGCCTGACGCTGGCCATCGCGACAGCCGCTGCTTTCGCGGCCGCACGTTCGAAAGGCCGGATATCGAACCTCGCCTTCCTGCTCTTCATGTCACCGATGATCGTGCCGCAGCTGGTGATCGCAATCGCGATGTTCTACCTGTTCGCACAGATGTCGCTGGTTGCCACCAATCTGGGCATCGTGCTCGGCCACACCGTCATATCGCTGCCTATCGTCTTCGTGGTGATGGTCTCCGGCTTCAAGGGCCACGACTGGCGCCTCGACGATGCGGCGGCAACTCTCGGTGCCAACAGGTTCCAGGTGGTCCGGCGCGTGACGCTCCCGCTGGTCAGCGTGTCCCTGATTGTCGGCTTCATCACCGGCTTCCTGGAATCCTTCGAGGAACTGACGATCGTGATGTTCGTCGGCGGCGGCTTCGTCACCACCTTGCCCAAGCAATTGTGGGACGACGTTTTCCTTCAGGTTAGCCCGACACTCGCCGCAGCGTCCGTCGTCATCCTCGTCATCGTGACGCTGTTGTTCCTGACCATGGAGCTGCTGCAACGCAAAAAGCAGCCCGACTAG
- a CDS encoding ABC transporter ATP-binding protein has product MQERQASITSIGVRPEPKLQARGIGKSYGGVVALRPLDIEVYPGELLTLLGPSGSGKTTLLQLIAGLVPPSSGTLFIDGKDQTNVPASRRGIGVVFQNYSLFPHLTVEENIAFPLQMRKVAAKDIASKTRAALEMVGLDGFGRRFSSELSGGQQQRVALARCLVYQPSILLMDESLSALDRKLRETMQIEIKRIHRETGSTIIFVTHDQEEALALSDRICLMNDGRIEQIGTPLELYEQPCSEFAADFIGLSNILRGKLTPKGTILTSDGDFPLSPGQRGAAGDAVSLIIRPEHLRVTDAGDGLLSGTLTEQVYAGSETRLLVRLSSGTMLTIRQPAGFEPRSLGNLLHIRWERQNARLVPGKPQA; this is encoded by the coding sequence TTGCAAGAAAGACAAGCGTCGATCACATCCATCGGGGTCCGGCCCGAGCCGAAATTGCAGGCTCGCGGCATCGGCAAATCCTATGGTGGCGTGGTTGCGCTGAGGCCTCTGGATATCGAGGTCTATCCCGGCGAACTGTTGACGCTACTTGGGCCATCCGGTTCGGGCAAGACCACTCTGCTGCAATTGATCGCCGGCCTGGTTCCGCCTTCCTCGGGGACCCTTTTCATTGATGGCAAGGACCAGACCAATGTGCCGGCCAGCCGGCGTGGCATCGGCGTGGTCTTCCAGAACTATTCGCTGTTTCCACACCTGACCGTCGAGGAGAACATCGCCTTCCCCTTGCAGATGCGAAAGGTGGCCGCCAAAGACATCGCATCGAAGACCCGCGCCGCGCTCGAAATGGTCGGCCTCGACGGCTTCGGGCGCCGCTTCAGCTCCGAACTGTCCGGCGGCCAGCAGCAGCGTGTCGCGCTCGCGCGCTGCCTTGTCTACCAACCCTCGATCCTGCTGATGGATGAGTCGCTGTCCGCGCTCGACCGCAAGCTGCGCGAAACCATGCAGATCGAGATCAAGCGCATCCATCGCGAGACCGGTTCGACCATCATCTTCGTCACCCACGACCAGGAAGAAGCACTGGCTCTGTCCGATCGCATCTGCCTGATGAATGACGGCCGCATCGAGCAGATCGGCACGCCTCTCGAACTCTACGAGCAGCCGTGCTCGGAATTCGCCGCCGACTTCATTGGCCTGTCCAACATCCTGCGCGGGAAACTGACGCCGAAAGGCACGATCCTGACCAGCGATGGCGATTTTCCGCTCTCGCCCGGCCAGCGCGGTGCGGCTGGAGACGCTGTATCGCTGATCATCCGGCCTGAACATTTGCGTGTCACCGACGCGGGCGACGGCCTTTTGTCCGGCACCTTGACCGAACAGGTCTATGCCGGCTCGGAGACCCGGCTTCTGGTCCGGCTTTCGAGCGGCACGATGCTCACCATTCGCCAACCCGCCGGCTTCGAGCCCCGCTCGCTCGGCAACCTGCTCCACATCCGATGGGAGAGGCAGAACGCCAGGCTCGTGCCTGGCAAACCGCAAGCCTGA
- a CDS encoding flavin reductase family protein, which yields MASSGAPFAPDLQLFRRTLGHYASGITVIAGMVMGRPVGFTCQSFYSVSLEPPLVSFSAMSSSASWPKIRETGAFSVSILSARQREISNAFARSGTDKWAGVDWGRSASGNPIITGSLAWLDCDMFEEHPAGDHSIVIGQVREMSPVNSDESHEPLIFFKGQYVGST from the coding sequence ATGGCGAGTAGTGGAGCTCCATTCGCGCCCGATCTGCAACTGTTCCGCAGAACACTGGGCCACTATGCATCAGGCATAACGGTGATCGCCGGCATGGTCATGGGACGCCCAGTCGGCTTCACCTGCCAATCGTTCTACAGCGTCTCGCTCGAGCCGCCGCTGGTCTCCTTCAGCGCCATGAGCAGCTCTGCAAGCTGGCCGAAGATACGTGAGACCGGTGCCTTCTCGGTCAGCATCCTGTCCGCGCGGCAGCGGGAAATATCGAACGCCTTTGCCCGTTCTGGCACCGACAAATGGGCCGGCGTTGATTGGGGTCGTTCAGCTTCCGGCAATCCGATCATCACAGGATCGCTTGCCTGGCTGGACTGCGATATGTTCGAGGAGCATCCGGCGGGCGATCACAGCATTGTCATCGGCCAGGTGCGGGAAATGAGCCCGGTCAACTCGGACGAGAGCCACGAGCCGCTGATCTTCTTCAAGGGCCAATACGTCGGGTCGACGTGA
- a CDS encoding ABC transporter substrate-binding protein, whose product MSSLFTPNRRSFLHLAAVGAAGLAMPAVVTRRSLAAASQIVVADYGGGSSDAMKKAFSEPFEKETGIKVVHVAHETDPVTQFKLLVDTKSYIWDVCSMDTSHVLKLTAGKNYLAPVGVKDENGEIIKDMVTENWLGYSVFADAMAYRSDVFGDKGPTTWADFWNLEKFPGRRGLSRDAIGVFEHALIADGVAPKDLYPIDVDRALVSLDKIKKSVSVWWGNGAQNAQILQNGEVDMSNAWSSRAAAVKESGAPINIVWTGSYAVDGLGIPNGSPRLEEARAYVQFYTRADRQAEYSSLVANGPTNRKALQLLKPERAAVLPTSAENLAGLVATDNSWWADNFEAADKRFKEWQLA is encoded by the coding sequence ATGTCTTCACTGTTCACACCCAACAGACGTTCCTTTCTGCATCTTGCCGCCGTCGGTGCCGCCGGCCTGGCAATGCCAGCGGTCGTGACACGACGCAGCCTGGCCGCGGCCAGCCAGATCGTCGTCGCCGACTATGGTGGCGGCAGTTCCGACGCCATGAAGAAGGCCTTCAGCGAGCCGTTCGAGAAGGAAACCGGCATCAAGGTCGTGCACGTCGCCCATGAAACCGACCCGGTCACGCAGTTCAAGCTTCTGGTCGATACCAAAAGCTACATCTGGGACGTGTGTTCCATGGACACTTCCCACGTCCTCAAACTCACCGCCGGCAAGAACTACCTCGCCCCGGTCGGGGTGAAGGATGAGAACGGCGAAATCATCAAGGATATGGTGACCGAAAACTGGCTGGGCTACTCGGTCTTCGCCGACGCCATGGCCTATCGGAGCGATGTCTTCGGCGACAAGGGGCCGACCACCTGGGCCGACTTCTGGAACCTCGAGAAATTCCCGGGGCGGCGAGGCCTGTCGCGCGATGCCATCGGCGTCTTCGAACACGCGCTGATCGCGGATGGCGTGGCGCCGAAGGACCTTTACCCGATCGATGTCGACCGGGCCCTGGTCTCACTCGACAAGATCAAGAAATCGGTCTCGGTATGGTGGGGCAATGGTGCCCAGAACGCCCAGATCCTGCAGAACGGCGAAGTGGACATGTCCAATGCCTGGTCGTCCCGCGCCGCCGCCGTCAAGGAGTCCGGTGCGCCGATCAACATCGTGTGGACAGGCAGCTACGCCGTTGACGGGCTTGGCATTCCAAACGGTTCGCCGCGTCTCGAAGAGGCGCGCGCCTACGTCCAGTTCTATACACGCGCCGACCGCCAGGCGGAGTATTCATCGCTGGTCGCCAACGGGCCAACGAACCGCAAGGCGCTCCAACTTCTGAAGCCGGAACGCGCTGCCGTACTGCCGACAAGCGCTGAGAACCTGGCCGGCCTTGTCGCCACCGACAACAGCTGGTGGGCCGACAATTTCGAAGCCGCCGACAAGCGCTTCAAGGAGTGGCAGCTCGCCTGA